One genomic region from Haloprofundus salinisoli encodes:
- a CDS encoding amino acid ABC transporter ATP-binding protein gives MSDTTHLLTVDRVSQSYGTEKVLRDISFEMDRGDVTVLVGPSGSGKSTMLRCVNRLTEVDSGDIYLDGERVTGPDVDVNELRKEVGMVFQDFNLFAHLTARQNIMLGPRRVLGLSKEEARKRADEHLEMVGLTPQADSYPGELSGGQQQRVGIARALVMEPKLMLFDEPTSALDPELIGEVLEVMRDLAERGMTMLVVTHEMSFAREVASEMLFLDGGKIVERGPPEQLFDRPEQDRTASFLRRITEMHS, from the coding sequence ATGAGTGACACGACACATCTACTGACGGTGGACCGCGTCTCCCAGAGCTACGGGACCGAGAAAGTGCTCCGCGACATCAGTTTCGAGATGGACCGCGGCGACGTGACGGTGCTCGTCGGCCCGAGCGGGTCGGGGAAGTCGACGATGCTCCGGTGCGTCAACCGACTCACCGAAGTCGACAGCGGGGACATCTACCTCGACGGCGAGCGCGTCACTGGCCCGGACGTCGACGTCAACGAACTCCGCAAGGAGGTCGGCATGGTGTTTCAGGACTTCAACCTCTTCGCGCACCTCACGGCGCGGCAGAACATCATGCTCGGGCCGCGCCGCGTGCTCGGCCTGAGCAAGGAGGAGGCGCGCAAACGCGCCGACGAGCATCTGGAGATGGTCGGACTCACGCCGCAAGCGGACTCCTACCCCGGCGAACTCTCCGGCGGGCAGCAGCAGCGCGTCGGCATCGCCCGCGCGCTGGTGATGGAGCCGAAACTGATGCTGTTCGACGAACCGACGAGCGCGCTCGACCCCGAGCTCATCGGGGAAGTGCTGGAGGTGATGCGCGACCTCGCCGAGCGCGGGATGACGATGCTCGTCGTCACTCACGAGATGAGCTTCGCGCGCGAGGTCGCCTCCGAGATGCTGTTTCTCGACGGCGGGAAAATCGTCGAGCGCGGCCCCCCCGAACAGCTGTTCGATCGCCCCGAACAGGACCGCACGGCGTCGTTCCTCCGGCGCATCACCGAGATGCACTCATGA
- a CDS encoding amino acid ABC transporter permease, producing MSEPVVDAAREGEGETRISTGAVGRALLVAAGVLFWGWLLLRWANDWLGGLFVPVGQPFVAPATIESFGTGIPFLAGAFESLAFAAEYLPILSEGLWLTLVLTVLGIFFGFFIAVPLSVARVYGDVTKYVSLVYTELLRGTPLLAQLFVLYYGLNFSGLVPGFLDGVFANNAAWAALVGFILNSAAYQAEYIRSALQSVDTGQLTAGRAIGLSKVDAIRYVVLPQGLRFAIPGWTNELIYLIKYSSLAAFITVPELFKRANDIASSNFRYTAMFTITAILYLALVITASRLMNYVEDRTSIPGLGSGSGR from the coding sequence ATGAGCGAGCCCGTCGTCGACGCCGCCCGGGAGGGAGAGGGCGAGACCCGCATCTCGACCGGCGCGGTCGGACGAGCGCTGCTCGTCGCCGCCGGCGTCCTGTTCTGGGGCTGGCTGCTGCTGCGGTGGGCCAACGACTGGCTCGGCGGCCTGTTCGTACCGGTCGGACAGCCGTTCGTCGCGCCCGCGACCATCGAGTCGTTCGGCACCGGAATTCCGTTTCTCGCGGGCGCGTTCGAGTCGCTCGCGTTCGCTGCCGAGTATCTACCGATACTCTCGGAGGGGCTGTGGCTCACGCTCGTACTCACTGTCTTGGGGATCTTCTTCGGCTTCTTCATCGCCGTGCCGCTGAGCGTCGCCCGCGTCTACGGCGACGTCACGAAGTACGTCTCGCTCGTCTACACCGAACTCCTGCGCGGGACGCCGCTTCTCGCGCAGTTGTTCGTGCTCTACTACGGGCTGAACTTCTCGGGGCTCGTCCCCGGCTTCCTCGACGGCGTGTTCGCCAACAACGCCGCGTGGGCCGCGCTCGTCGGGTTCATCCTCAACAGCGCCGCCTACCAGGCGGAGTACATCCGCTCGGCGCTCCAGAGCGTCGACACCGGACAGCTCACGGCGGGCCGCGCCATCGGTCTCTCGAAAGTGGACGCGATTCGGTACGTCGTCCTCCCGCAGGGGCTCCGCTTCGCCATCCCCGGGTGGACGAACGAACTCATCTACCTCATCAAGTACTCCTCGCTGGCGGCGTTTATCACCGTCCCCGAGCTGTTCAAGCGCGCCAACGACATCGCCTCCTCGAACTTCCGCTACACGGCGATGTTCACCATCACCGCAATTCTGTACCTGGCGCTCGTCATCACGGCGTCGCGGCTGATGAACTACGTCGAAGACCGGACGTCGATTCCGGGTCTCGGCTCGGGGAGCGGGCGGTAG
- a CDS encoding zinc-dependent alcohol dehydrogenase family protein, with protein sequence MRAAVLHEYGEPLVVENVDAPDPDPHGVVVDVEACGICRSDWHAWQGHGEWAGDQVPKGQILGHEPAGHVVAVGERVDHLREGDRIAVPFNLGDGTCPYCRNGHGNVCADGLSLGFQSEAPGAFAEQVHVPYADYNAMPLPEGVAARDVAALGCRFMTAFHGLAHRADLRTGDWVAVHGCGGVGLSAVQVANAVGARVIAVDIDSQKLDLARKAGADATVDASDLDGRGVTSAIRAETDGGAHVSVDALGLEETCRNSVFSLRKRGTHVQLGLTTEKERGEVSLPTDRMTMQEISFLGSRGMPPTRYEELLGLLATGDVDPGALVSREVALSDVPERLAAMTNYETEGIEVVTEF encoded by the coding sequence ATGCGCGCCGCAGTCCTGCACGAGTACGGAGAACCGCTTGTCGTCGAAAACGTAGACGCCCCCGACCCCGACCCACACGGCGTCGTCGTCGACGTGGAAGCCTGCGGCATCTGCCGGAGCGACTGGCACGCGTGGCAAGGACACGGCGAGTGGGCCGGCGACCAGGTGCCGAAAGGCCAGATTCTCGGCCACGAACCCGCGGGTCACGTCGTCGCCGTCGGCGAGCGCGTCGACCATCTCCGCGAGGGCGACCGAATCGCCGTCCCGTTCAACCTCGGCGACGGCACCTGCCCGTACTGCCGCAACGGGCACGGGAACGTCTGCGCGGACGGCCTCTCGCTGGGCTTCCAGTCGGAAGCGCCCGGCGCGTTCGCCGAGCAGGTCCACGTCCCCTACGCCGACTACAACGCGATGCCGCTCCCAGAGGGCGTCGCCGCCCGCGACGTGGCCGCGCTCGGCTGCCGGTTCATGACCGCCTTCCACGGGCTCGCCCACCGCGCCGACCTCCGGACGGGCGACTGGGTGGCCGTCCACGGCTGCGGGGGCGTCGGCCTCTCGGCCGTTCAGGTGGCGAACGCGGTCGGCGCGCGAGTAATCGCCGTCGACATCGATAGCCAGAAACTGGACCTCGCGCGGAAGGCCGGCGCGGACGCCACCGTCGACGCCAGCGACCTCGACGGCCGCGGCGTCACGAGCGCGATTCGGGCGGAGACCGACGGCGGCGCGCACGTCTCCGTGGATGCGCTCGGCCTCGAAGAGACGTGCCGGAACTCCGTCTTTTCGCTCCGAAAGCGCGGCACGCACGTCCAACTCGGTCTGACGACCGAGAAGGAGCGCGGCGAGGTGTCGCTACCGACGGACAGGATGACGATGCAGGAGATTTCCTTCTTGGGCTCTCGCGGGATGCCGCCGACGCGCTACGAGGAACTGTTGGGGCTGCTGGCGACCGGCGACGTGGACCCCGGCGCGCTCGTGAGCCGCGAGGTGGCGCTGTCGGACGTCCCGGAGCGACTGGCGGCGATGACGAACTACGAGACGGAGGGTATCGAGGTCGTGACGGAGTTCTAG
- a CDS encoding M14 family zinc carboxypeptidase, with product MGATDTRRARQSDSAASLTNRQLAAELRALARSSHVTLRRIGRSAGRNDPLWELRVGRGETNVHLVTQLHGDEPAGTEAILALVREMVSNPEANRDLLSRLTLTVVPRANPDGAMFARDEDDDGTEERVTRRENTQQWRERDSRHEPDYHTADGPPGYDLNRDFDPTAETPDADGSSQTRAPSEWTRYDEDGETRWRHDRTYRGYTLRGCGLELAPETAAVADSYRRANPDVAIAHHHKSVEAEGRGSETSSLLSVMAPFGPSYLERAPAYEPDEPPETIVNPFIDAETSRRSLRLNSFVAHQLSSVGGFGRVTRYGYEPLWGSYLDALSPRTNAAGMLYEVAGQSDERDSIDYARKVAVSRAAFRRTLEALASDPDLGTVDENRYFDLPVESGGPTNR from the coding sequence ATCGGCGCGACCGACACTCGACGCGCTCGGCAGTCGGACTCCGCCGCGTCGCTCACGAACCGACAACTCGCGGCGGAACTCCGCGCGCTCGCCCGTTCCTCGCACGTCACGCTCCGCCGAATCGGCCGCTCCGCCGGTCGAAACGATCCTCTCTGGGAGCTTCGAGTCGGGCGGGGTGAGACGAACGTCCACCTCGTGACGCAACTGCACGGCGACGAACCCGCCGGAACCGAAGCGATACTCGCCCTCGTCCGCGAGATGGTCTCGAACCCCGAGGCCAACAGGGACCTCCTGAGTCGACTCACACTCACCGTCGTTCCCCGGGCGAACCCCGACGGGGCGATGTTCGCCCGCGACGAGGACGACGACGGGACCGAAGAGCGCGTCACCCGTCGCGAGAACACCCAGCAGTGGCGAGAGCGCGACTCCCGACACGAACCCGACTACCACACCGCAGACGGACCGCCCGGCTACGACCTGAACCGCGATTTCGACCCGACTGCCGAGACGCCGGATGCCGACGGCTCGTCGCAGACTCGGGCGCCCAGCGAATGGACGCGGTACGACGAAGACGGCGAGACGCGGTGGCGACACGACCGGACCTACCGGGGGTACACTCTCCGCGGATGCGGCCTCGAACTCGCGCCTGAAACCGCCGCCGTCGCCGACTCGTACCGACGTGCGAACCCCGACGTGGCGATAGCGCACCACCACAAGAGCGTCGAGGCCGAGGGGCGCGGCAGCGAGACGTCCTCGCTTCTGAGCGTCATGGCTCCGTTCGGACCGTCGTATCTCGAACGAGCACCCGCCTACGAGCCGGACGAACCCCCCGAAACCATCGTCAACCCGTTCATCGACGCCGAGACGAGTCGGCGCTCGCTCCGACTCAACTCGTTCGTCGCCCATCAACTCTCGTCCGTGGGTGGGTTCGGGAGAGTGACGCGCTACGGCTACGAACCGCTCTGGGGGTCGTACCTCGACGCGCTCTCTCCGAGGACGAACGCCGCCGGGATGCTGTACGAAGTCGCCGGGCAGTCCGACGAGCGCGACAGTATCGACTACGCCCGAAAAGTCGCCGTCTCGCGGGCGGCGTTCCGACGGACGCTCGAAGCGCTGGCGTCGGACCCGGACCTCGGAACCGTCGACGAGAACCGGTACTTCGACCTGCCGGTCGAGTCCGGCGGGCCGACGAACCGATAA
- a CDS encoding replication factor C large subunit: MTDWTEKYRPRSLSAIRGNNKARDQFREWAQTWDDHGDAVIIYGSPGVGKTSAAHALANDMGWETVELNASDQRTAAVIERFAGRAAMNETLGGSSRGESGRQLIVLDEADNIHGNYDRGGARAITKLVKEAGQPMVLIANEFYEMSRGLRNACESIEFRDVSARSIVPVLRDICRQEGVEYESEALQRIADVNSGDLRGAVNDLQAAAEGRDSITEESVATSDRDRSVGIFEFLDQVLKEESPREALYTSYDVDETPDDLTKWVEDNMLDVYEGEEVARAYEFLANADRWLGRVRASQDYSYWRYAGDNLAAGVAAARDGTKGGWTRYGRPQFWRSKDKTGDEVARRVAESSGTSMSIARRRIVPYLSVMSHHCKPRDLTVEMAAYYEFEEKHVAHVTGSGESTKKVQSIVEDAQQLRGEAMEAHSGGAFAGSPSGTSEGGSDGDDDPREDDPAAVSETAEEDDPAESAADGGNESSAGGDDEDESDDGQSGLTDFF; encoded by the coding sequence ATGACTGACTGGACAGAGAAGTATCGCCCTCGGTCGCTGTCGGCGATACGCGGCAACAACAAAGCCCGCGACCAGTTCCGCGAGTGGGCGCAGACGTGGGACGACCACGGCGACGCCGTCATCATCTACGGCAGTCCCGGCGTCGGCAAGACCTCCGCGGCGCACGCGCTGGCCAACGACATGGGGTGGGAAACCGTCGAGTTGAACGCCTCCGACCAGCGGACCGCCGCCGTCATCGAACGCTTCGCGGGTCGCGCGGCGATGAACGAGACGCTCGGCGGGTCGAGCAGAGGCGAGTCGGGGCGACAGCTAATCGTCCTCGACGAGGCGGACAACATCCACGGTAACTACGACCGCGGCGGCGCGCGCGCCATCACGAAACTCGTCAAGGAGGCGGGTCAGCCGATGGTGCTCATCGCCAACGAGTTCTACGAGATGAGCCGCGGTCTGCGTAACGCCTGCGAGTCGATCGAGTTCCGCGACGTGAGCGCGCGCTCTATCGTTCCCGTCCTCCGCGACATCTGCCGTCAGGAAGGTGTCGAGTACGAGTCTGAGGCGCTCCAGCGAATCGCCGACGTCAACAGCGGCGACCTCCGCGGCGCGGTCAACGACCTCCAGGCCGCCGCCGAGGGCCGAGACAGCATCACCGAGGAGTCCGTCGCAACGAGCGACCGGGACCGCTCCGTGGGCATCTTCGAGTTTCTGGATCAGGTGCTCAAAGAGGAGTCGCCGCGGGAGGCGCTGTACACCTCCTACGACGTAGACGAGACGCCCGACGACCTGACGAAGTGGGTCGAGGACAACATGCTCGACGTGTACGAGGGCGAAGAGGTCGCCCGCGCCTACGAGTTCCTCGCCAACGCCGACCGCTGGCTGGGTCGCGTGCGTGCGAGTCAGGATTACAGTTACTGGCGCTACGCGGGCGACAACCTCGCCGCGGGCGTCGCCGCCGCCCGCGACGGCACGAAGGGAGGGTGGACGCGCTACGGCCGCCCGCAGTTCTGGCGCTCGAAGGATAAGACCGGCGACGAGGTGGCCCGCCGCGTCGCCGAATCCAGCGGGACGAGCATGAGCATCGCCCGGCGACGCATCGTCCCGTACCTCTCGGTGATGTCCCACCACTGCAAGCCGCGCGACCTCACCGTCGAAATGGCGGCGTACTACGAATTCGAGGAGAAACACGTCGCCCACGTCACCGGCAGCGGCGAGTCGACGAAGAAGGTCCAGTCCATCGTCGAGGACGCCCAGCAACTCCGCGGGGAGGCGATGGAGGCACACTCCGGCGGCGCGTTCGCTGGCTCGCCGAGCGGGACTTCCGAGGGCGGAAGCGACGGCGACGACGACCCGAGAGAAGACGACCCGGCCGCCGTCTCGGAGACGGCCGAAGAAGACGACCCGGCCGAGTCAGCGGCCGACGGCGGCAACGAAAGCAGCGCCGGCGGTGACGACGAGGACGAGAGCGACGACGGTCAGTCGGGGCTCACCGACTTCTTCTGA
- a CDS encoding tyrosine-type recombinase/integrase yields the protein MSNTNNDTDDDPRGPYASLPDVETLPDPAQEYIEDSKYTVSKRGYLNRKSSIRHYAVFCAETGRDLLAPGKYAIRKFQIEQRKHGYSDSTISNRVYDLSKMFRTFQDRAEDPNETVPPELEGIKNPMDEAGWELLVEREDNKDPRYIEIEDYKKILEVVEKLRDLVLLRLLWDTGVRARELVSLRLDKIIWEERAIETVTVKQEGESEWREIDDEDTDRTVYFTPKTERYLREWIEGGARDGFLSASESPYILVGRQSMQLNPRRPTEIVDEYAEMAGVQEPLGPPNAAGEQRRAVTAHTFRHSYAVHRVKKGMPIPFLKELMGHSDIEHTEMYLRFKGEDKAEAERKYRPIV from the coding sequence ATGAGTAACACCAACAACGACACCGATGATGATCCACGCGGGCCATACGCGTCGCTTCCGGACGTCGAAACCCTACCCGATCCGGCACAGGAGTACATTGAGGACAGCAAATACACTGTGTCGAAACGCGGGTATTTGAACCGGAAGTCGAGTATTCGGCACTACGCAGTGTTCTGTGCGGAGACAGGTCGGGATTTACTGGCGCCCGGGAAGTACGCAATTCGGAAATTCCAAATCGAGCAGCGAAAACATGGGTACAGCGACTCAACGATCTCGAATCGAGTGTATGACTTGTCGAAGATGTTCCGGACGTTCCAGGATCGGGCCGAAGACCCGAACGAGACAGTACCGCCAGAGCTTGAAGGAATCAAGAACCCGATGGATGAAGCCGGGTGGGAGTTGCTCGTGGAACGAGAGGACAATAAGGACCCGCGGTACATCGAAATAGAAGATTACAAAAAAATCCTCGAGGTGGTTGAAAAGTTGAGAGATCTCGTGCTTTTGAGATTGTTGTGGGACACGGGGGTGCGGGCGCGGGAATTGGTGTCGCTGCGTCTCGACAAAATCATCTGGGAAGAACGTGCGATTGAGACGGTAACGGTGAAACAGGAGGGTGAGAGTGAGTGGCGAGAGATTGACGATGAGGATACGGATCGGACAGTGTATTTCACGCCGAAAACGGAGCGGTATCTCAGGGAGTGGATTGAGGGCGGTGCGCGAGATGGGTTCTTGTCGGCAAGTGAGTCACCGTATATTCTCGTTGGGAGGCAGAGTATGCAGTTGAATCCACGGCGCCCGACGGAAATCGTGGATGAGTATGCGGAGATGGCGGGTGTGCAGGAGCCTTTGGGTCCGCCGAATGCGGCGGGGGAGCAGCGGCGTGCTGTGACGGCACACACGTTTAGACACAGCTATGCGGTGCATCGTGTCAAAAAAGGGATGCCGATCCCGTTCTTGAAGGAGTTGATGGGGCATAGCGATATTGAGCATACCGAGATGTATCTTCGGTTCAAGGGGGAGGATAAGGCGGAGGCAGAAAGGAAGTACAGGCCTATTGTCTAA